The DNA region ACTATAATCCAGCGTCCTCCTCTTCCAATCCCAGTCGCAGCACCTCCAGTGTCGACCAAGTCCATGACCCTCAGgtactcttcttcttcttcttcttcttcttcttcttcttcttcttcttcttcttcttaaatTTCAATCTTTTCCTCTTTTTCGTGGACCCATTTCAGATTTGAAACTCTTGGGTTCGTGCAGAAGGAGCTTCTGGACCTGGCAATCAAAGGGACTGAGAATGTTCTTTCTACGGCGAAGGAAGCAGGAGTGCAACGCGTGGTGGTAACTTCCTCCATCTCTGCGATTACCCCAAGCCCTAGTTGGCTTCTGATGTTGTTAACAAAGAGGATTGCTGAACAAAGGGGTTTGCAATTGCATGCATTTATACTCTGTTTGAGAGACTGGCCATAGAGCAGTAAGTTTACAGTTTCCTGCAACTTTACCCATCTGGAGAACGAAACTGAAGTTATGAGCGGCCATGGGGATGAAGAAATCAGACCTCTTCTCTGTTCTGGGTTTGCAGTGTTTGGGTATGAGGTTTGTTGGTTGGGTGAGCTTAAATATGGGGAAAGGGGAAATGAGATTGGGGAAGGAGGGAGAAGGGAAAAGGTTATCTTTCACTGATTTCTTCAAATCTGAAGCCAAATCCCATTCTTTCTGGGTCAGCGTTTTGGGGTTTGTTGGTGGTTGGGGATGGAGGCGCGATATGGGCTAGGGTTGAGGGTGGCGGCGCGGCGTGGTTGCGGCGGCAGCGCGATGTGGTTGGGGCAGGTGGCGTATTTTTGGGATGTTGGAGGAAAggaagacaagaagaagatgaagataatgtTGTTGTTGAAGGAAATGATATGAAGATGaacaaagaagatgaagaagagaagagaaaccgTAAAGGAAGATTAAGgagattttatttaattaattaattacaatttaattattttagtttttatttaaaaaagttaTACCTCATTTGATTAAATGATGTGGCATGTCCACATAGACTCCAAAATGACACATGGGCACGGCAGCCGGAGCTTTATCGACGGCAAGGACGGTTTCCGTACAAACAATTGAGTTTGAGGATGGtgctaggaagattttccggcgagggacgaaaaccagatcttgctcaaagttcagggacggagaCCCTAATAGATTTTCTTGATAAGGTAATTCAAgtagttttttaaaataatcaatttttagttttttctaaaacaatgattttttaaaaaacaacaTCTTAAATGTTGGGGAATTGTTATTCGCCCCCCCCCCCATCTATTCAAACCCTAAAAAATGTGTAAAAAGTCTAAAATACCccgttttaaaaaaaacttcccAAAACCCCCACTAACTACCCCACTTCTTCATTTCAAAATCACTCATCAAAACTTCCCAACCCCCCCACCCTCAACTCACATATGTTCTCTCTCGCTCCCTCACCATCTGCAactaccaccgccaccacttCCGCTACCGCCACCGTGTTCCGCCGCCGCCACCGCATGAGTCGTCGCCACTGCAAGAGAGTTGAGCCGCCGCCACTGCAAGCCCGTTGAGCCCCCACGTTTGCTCCCTTTTCCCTGTCGATGCGATCTAGTAGGCAATCGACCCGACCCATCTCATTCGATTTTTTATCGCACCTTAATGGAGCGTCTAAGTCGTATCTTGACATCGCGTCCCAATCGTACCTTTAAGATGCGTTTTAATACACACGCTCCTTGAGGGTGCGCTTTAGACGCACCTTCAAGACGCGGCTAAAGCGCACCCTGAAGGAGCGGTTTATATCAGTAAGTTCCATTTCATGAATTCCTGTCTGTTTTTCAATGTATTGGGATATATGTTAAGCATGCTAAATATCTTTTCAGATATGGCAAGAACAAAGAATATGAATGTGGAGAACCCCCCAAGTAGTATGATTCACCCCACGACATCGATACGTAAAAAGTGTGAAGAGGAAGCCCGTAAAAGGCGTGAAGAGGCAGCTCGTAAGAAGCGTGAAGAATCAGCCCATAAGAAACGTGAAGAATCATCCCGTAAGAAGTGTGTAGGTAATGCAGCGAGTGCAGTACAAGAGCTTGAAAAAGAAGATGATATGTTTGATGATGAACCACTGAAAGATGATGATATGGTTGATGCTAGAGTTGATGAAGATTCTGGTGAACAAGAAGATGAGGATTCtagtgaagaagaggaggaggaagaggaagaggaagatgaggaggaggaagaggaggaagatgaagatgatgggcaAGGTGATCAAGATGTTGAgcaagaggaggaggatgatggcATATACTTTGTTGGGGGGCCTTTTGACGCCATATGTAAAAACACAAGTGCAAGTATCCCAATTtcaaaaaaggcttaaatgtacttttggaccctcatgttttaactttttgcgattgtcaacccttatcttttttttctacgaatgggaaccctattctttcaaaacgctgcaccgtttacccttccgtccaaatccgtcaaaaacttgacggaacacgctgatatggccttccacgtggataaaagggggatttaaaaaaaaatggctcaaatgcacttttggaccctcaagtttacattttttgcgattgttgaccctgatcttatttttagtttgaatggagaccctaatctttcaaaacgttgcaccgtttacccttccgtcggaAGGCCAGGTAAGTgggttccgtcaagtttttgacggatttggacggaagggtaaacggtgcaacattttgaaagattagggggcgtttgtttcaaggtttgagatcacattcccgggaatgttaTTCCTAGGAATATGATTACCGGGTATGTTATTTCAGGGtaaattttataaatgtgtttggtaagtattttgtattcctgggaatattttaaaattttcttaatttaaaaattaaaaaaaacttaaaaatagaGGTAATAATGATAAATTGTGGGAGAAGTGAGAAGTTACATTCATCTTTCCCatggggtccaaaagtgcatttaagccttaaaaaaaaaagggtcaTATTTGACACCATATAAGCAATGTTAGTATCACATTTAGCGTTAAATATCTCATACATTACATAAGTATTTTTAgagtttaaaaataatttataaaaataaaataattgtaattaaaattgaaatataaataaatacagatatttataattttcaattcttaaaaatatttaaaatccaatttaattaataataaaaaattcacATAACTATCTATGTGAGTTGAAGTTGAAGCAGAGGCTTAACGCCTTAACCTATTCACAACAACTTGTTGTTGCCGCACTTCCCAGTTCCCATTCACctccctctcctcctcctctgcaGAAGAGCGagcctttcttcttgttcttcttcctcCCAGTTGCGCCGGCGGCACCTCTATTCAAGAGTGAACAGATATGACAGAACAAGAATTGTCGTCGTCGCAGAGTTTGATTCTCTGTCCTCAAAGTTTTGGAGCTCATATTGAGTTTGATTCTCATAGGTAAATCACCCCTTTTCTGGAAACTGCAAAAAAATTATACTAATCAGGTTTGATGAATCCTCTGAATGATCTTTACATTTTTTGTTTCTGTGGAGTAGTTTTGGAGATGATGATAGTAATGCACTACTTTTACCAGCTAAGGGGGGAATGAAGAAAAGGAAAGGAGTGAAACAAGTAGGCACAGTTGAACATGGTTATCTGTGCATTCAATTTGCATGTTTACACATTTTGTGTGATTCAAGTTCTGTTGTATTAGGAACACGGACCGGTCAAATCGAATAAGAAACAGAAGTTGAGCAAACCTCAGAAAAGGAAGGTGAACAAGTTAGAGGTAGGTTTGTGGAGTGTACAAAAGGGGAACGGTTTTCGTttgcttcattttttattcGGGTCTTAGTTTATTTGGTTTTCTTCATATATGCAGGATGATGAGCAGAAGAAGCTTCTGCTGGAAAAAGCCCTTAAGACATTAAAGTATGTGAATTACATATTAGTAAGCTATAGTTTAGTTTCTGCTTTAATGCTGTTTCTGTGGGAAGCACCAAGTTGTTGATCAAGatttggatatttttttttaatttcagtgAAAACTCACTTCCGGAGTATGCATATCCTCTTCTGCAGTCATCTTGCAATATCAATCGGGTTTGTATTGTCAGAAACGGTGATGGTTTTATCTTCTATGAAAAGATTATATGTTTTGAGACTTTTTTGCTTATGGATGCCGTTGTATATTGTAGGATGAGACTGTGAAGGAAAAGCGTAGGAGGGCTGTACATTTATTGAAAGAAGGATTGGAGGGTCTTTGTGGAGATGAGCTGTCCAAGAAACAGGATTTCTCCGATAGAGCTGAACCTGAGACAGAAGAGGTCCATTCGCCGCAGACTCAGGAACTTGAAGAAAATGACACCATTCCCCCAATTGCAACAGAAATAGAAGTCTTGGATAGGACATCTGTTCCATTGGAGCCCTCTCGAGAACCAGTTCATGGAAATGAAGTTATAAATTGTAAATCTGATGCTCAACCTCTGCCTGTCATTTCCATTGACAAGAAACCGGGTGAAATCAGAAGTTCTTCTTCCACATCTTGTTCCAATGATGAGATAAAAAACACAAACTTAAAGGTATAGATCCTGCTCAGATTGTTGGTGGGTGTGTAATCAATATACAGTGCAACTGAGTCCTTTAGAACATTGGATACTAAGCCTTAGTTATTATATCTGTTTGTCTTCATTTTGTGGATGTATATTGAAATGACCTTGCCTTTTATCCTTTCATGtacaattttcttaattttgaaacaaataattttacatACAAACTATATATAATACATGTACTTAACttgtcatattttttttttatcagctgTGGCCCTGATTTGTGAGACATCTTACTTCAATGCTTTTTGTCACTTTTTAATCtgggacaggataggatagatGTGAACCCTGCCACCAATTTCAATGAATTGAGCAACCTTCCAGATGTTTCTGCACAGAAACTTTCAACTGCTGCTACTGTTGTGCATGTCTACAGACCACATGAGGTTGAAGACAAAAGAAAGGATCTGCCAATAGTCATGATGGAGCAAGAGATAATGGAAGCTATAACTGACCATTCCCATGTTATCATATGTGGAGAAACTGGATGTGGTAAAACAACTCAAGTTCCCCAGGTTAGTATGTCTGATGCTTATGACAGTATATGTGACTATGTGTCAATCAAAACTAGGTTACCTTTTGATtaatatcattattattttcaaaatttattagTTTCTTTACGAAGCTGGCTACGGTTCAAGTAAGTCTCATGTTCACAAAGGTATTATTGGTGTTACTCAACCACGTCGGGTGGCTGTTCTTGCCACAGCAAAGCGTGTTGCATATGAGCTTGGTCTTCGTCTAGGAAAGGAAGTTGGTTTTCAAGTTAGATATGACAAGAAAATTGGAGAAAGTTGTTCTATCAAGTTTATGACGGATGGCATTTTGCTACGTGAGCTTCAGGTTGTTATGTTTTAcctatctttttttttcctcttcaaTTTGTTCATTTTGAGAAGTTCTCTATCAAGTTTGTAGCTGAGTAAAAAATGTTTAAGATGTAGAAACATTTGTTCCATTTGTGGTTACTGTTGTATTTGCGGGAAATTAGAAACTCCCTTATGTAAGAACCTGAAATTTTTTGGTGAAATACTTGAGAACATTTTATCTGTAGGTAAATGTGAGTGCATTTCAGGATTCTTTATATTCTACATCATATTAGATTGGAAACTGACTATCAATTGATTATAAATTTTCCTTTAATTAATTCATAGCATGTTGATTATCAGTAGTAACTACAAGCGTAATTGCTATCAATGTTGTCTATTATGATGCTTTGAAGTAATTGCTCTAACTTATATTAGTTAGACCAAAACAAGATGGGTAGCTGAATCCTATTTACTTGTTTTTATTACCTATGGGTGCAGAATGATATTTTATTGAGCCGGTATTCTGTCATAATTCTTGATGAAGCTCATGAGAGGAGCTTGAACACAGACATTCTGATCGGGATGCTCTCGCGTATAATTAAAACTCGCCAAAAGGTGAATGAGTGATTTATTTTACCAATATTTTAcaaatgaaatttaattttatattagatCTTTCATAATTTCTGTGTACATATTACTCATGCCAATGATGTTCTAATCTGGATGCTCTTTATCTTACTATCATGCCAGTTTTATGATGAACAACAGAAGGTGATCCTTTCAGGGGGAACTATATGTCCTGAAAAAATGGTTTTTCCGCTAAAACTTGTGCTCATGAGTGCCACCTTGCGAGTTCAAGACTTTACTTCTGGTAGGTTATTCCATACTCCCCCACCTGTGATAGAAGTTCCTACGAGGCAATTTCCAGTAACGGTATATTTCGCAAAGAAAACCGAAAAAACAGATTATATTGGGGCAGCATATAAGAAGGTTTTGGCAATTCACAAGAGGTTGCCACCTGGGGGCATACTTGTCTTTGTCACTGGACAAAGGGAAGTAGAGGACTTGTGCAGGAAGCTACGCAAAGCTTCGAAGGAGTTTGTCACGAAAAAACTTAAAGGGTCTGTCGTAAATGATAGCACTGTGGTCCCTGAAACAAGTTCTGTTGAGGGAATAGATATCAGTGAGATCAATGAAGCGTTAGAGATTCGTGGAAGCTCATCCATCCAGCAAACTGATAGGTTTAGTGgtcatgatgaagatgaagatggtatAGATGAGAATGAATCGGATGATTTTTCTTATTATTCAGAAGAAGAGAGTGAACTGGAATTCaataatgatgatgataatCTTGATCATTCAAAGAACAAGAATAATATTGTGGATGTCTTAGGACAAGAAGGAAGTCTTGCTTCACTGAAGGCTGCTTTTGAAAATTTGTATGGGCAAGCTCCGTTAAGCTCCTCGAATGGGGAGCAGGCAATTTCTGTTAATACAGGTAATGAATTAGACCAACCAAAAGTCGTCAGCGAGAAAATGGCTAAAGAAAACTGCAGTCCTTCTCCAGGTCCTCTCTTTGTTCTACCACTTTATGCCATGCTGCCTGCTGCAGCTCAACTTCGTGTATTTGAAGGAGTCAAGGAGGAAGAGCGGCTTGTTGTTGTTGCTACAAATGTTGCTGAAACTTCTTTGACGATCCCAGGGATAAAGTATGTGGTTGATACTGGAAGAGAAAAGGTGAAGAAATATGACTCATCTAATGGCATGGAGACATATGAAGTACAATGGATAAGTAAGGCATCTGCTGCTCAACGTGCAGGCAGATCTGGAAGGACTGGACCTGGGCACTGCTATCGTCTCTATTCTTCTGCAGCCTTTAATAACGAGTTTCCTGATTACTCTCCTGCTGAAGTTGAGAAAGTACCTGTTCATGGTGTTGTCCTTCTCTTGAAATCCATGCATATTAAGAAGGtaggttatatattttctttttacctCAGTTTTCATTCGACTTGCTTTTTATATTGGCTGGGAAGGAAGTAGGTCATTATGTACTTTATTATCCTGATAGGTTAGTAGCTATTTATCATGGGCTGAGTGAAGGGATGAGATCCTTTTCAAGCAATAAGGTCTTTCACTACATATATTACTGGCAGGATTGTATTCATTTAGACTATTGCTATTTGGTTCTAATTTCTAAGGCATTATATGCTACTTGTAGTTGTATCTTTAGCTTGCTACTGAGCTGTCAATTTTTGTTCTATCCTACTTGATTTACTGAGCTTTTCTGTTCGGTAGTTTGATTTACTCGATTCCTGGTCAAACTGGATATTtatttttgagattttttttacttattgTATTACTGTTACTCCAGGTTGCAAACTTCCCATTTCCTACTTCTCTCAAGGCTGCCTCCCTGCTTGAAGCTGAGAATTGCTTGAAAGCTCTTGAAGCACTTGATAGCAAGGATGACCTCACGCTTTTGGGAAAAACCATGGCACTTTATCCCTTGAGTCCTCGTCATTCTAGAATGATGCTCACTGTTATAAAAAATACAAGGTACGGGCATGAATATAATCCAAGTCTGATTTTGGCTTATGCTGTTGCAGCTGCTGCAGCATTGAGTTTGCCAAATCCGTTTGCGGTGCAATATGAAGGAAATGATTGCAGTAAAGATTCAGTGACGTCTGAGAAACCTAGCATGGAAGACAGTGAGAAGGACATTGATAAAAAAGAGAAGTTGagaagaaagaaacaaaaagaagcTGCTAAAGTTGCACGCAGAAAATTTCGAGTTGACACTAGTGATGCTCTAACCATTGCTTATGCTTTGCAATGTTTTGAACAATCACAAAAGTCGGTAGATTTCTGTGATGACAATGCATTGCATTTCAAAACCATGGAGGAAATGTCCAAACTTAGACAACAGCTACTTAAACTGGTATTTTATCAGAGTGATAAAGGTGGTTTTCAAGAGTACTCATGGATTCATGGAACACTAGAGGATGTTGAACATGCTTGGTGGGTTTCTTCTGCAAAATATCCTCTATCTCTGGTTGAAGAAGAGCTCATCTGTCAAGCAATATGTGCTGGCTGGGTAGATAGGGTTGCTAAACGTATTACAACTTCTTCTAGAGCCAACAATGGAGAGAACATCCCTCGTGGTCTTCGGTATCAGTCATGCATAGTTGACGAAAGTATTTTCCTCCACTTCCGCTCATCAGTTTCTGGCCCTGAGTTTCTGGTTTACAATGAACTGTTAGAGACAAAAAGACCAAACAAAGAAGGGATCACAACGCAGAGAGCTTACATGCATGGAGTAACAAGTGTGAAGCCAACTTGGCTAGTTGAGCATGCCAAGTCTTCATGCACCTTCTCTGCACCACTGACAGATCCTAAACCTTTTTATGATGCACAGACTGATCAAGTAAAATGTTGGGTCATCCCAACCTTTGGGCGTTTCTGTTGGGAGCTTCCAATGCATTCATTGCCAATTCGCGATGACGATCATCGGGTACAAGTGTTTGCCTATGCTTTGCTTGATGGCCAGGTATGTCCATGTTTAAAATCGGTTCGAAATTTCATGTCAGCCTCTCCTGAAAGTATTATGAAGAGAGAAGCATCTGGTCATAAAAGGGTAGGAAATCTTTTAAGCAAGTTAAAAAGCAGGCTAATTGATAGCTCTGCTATGTTGAGAATGGTTTGGAAGGAGGATCCAGGGGAGTTATTTTCAGAAATTTTGGATTGGTTTCAGAAGAGTTATCACAAGGACTTCAAACTTTTATGGTTAAAGATGCTTACAGAAGTGCTCCAAGAGACGCAAGAACAGCCTCTACGTGAAAGTTTCAAAAGAAAGTTTAAAGGAAAATCTTAATCTCTGCGATGATAATTGTaattattagaaattgggaggcctaaccaacccaaaagctagctcaagagttaaggtttgcataaccatatataagcaattgcttagccacatctctagccaatgtgggactctaacagtAATATTATGGTAAATTATTACCAATTTTgaatttgttttaaaattaaaataatagaaGTTAATTGTAATATTATAAGAGGGATGTATCTGCACTACACGAGTACTAAAAATTTTGCTCCCATTTATAATACATACTGTATTTTACAATTTGCGGTATACAAGTTACATTTCACAAATTAAATTACATTTTGCAGATTAATTTGTGTTACACATGATTTTACACTCGACAAATTAAACTGCGGTTTGTGATTTTCCCTGTTTCATTCATTACATAAAACACAAAGCATAGATAATATGCATTCACAATTTAAACAACAATTGtcatacataaataaataaccATCCGTACAAACGCATTATCCATGAGGCAGAAACAAATCATTATCCATACAAAACACATAAATAATAATTTGGATACAAAATTCATCTAGAACACGATGTGCTCTTCTTCTAGTATACTAAGTTTTCATGCACACTCTATTTTATGATGGCCTGTATGTTATGAAGTAAGTGCCACACTTCTGCTTGGTTGAGGAGCTCCGAAATGAGTCAAGTTCACAGATATATCCAACTACCCTTGCAGCTGCACCAACTTACCCTGAAAAATCGAAGGGTATTGAAGGGTGAAggtcagggttcaaaccctggtgaagtaactaatttactaacaattaacaactaacaactaacatttacctataaaaaaaccctgaaaatttgaaatattcaaTATTACTTAACTTCAGAATAATAAAATTGAAAGTACTATAATAAGATGCACAAAAAACTAACCACTAAAGAGATTGTCACGCCCAATAGACGCAATATAAAAGCTCTGGCAGGAGCAGTCACATTCCCCTCTCcacaaaatttgatttttaatcGATCTTAATAGCATCTTAATAGCGTATTGTCATTCATATAgactatttttgttttttatgttgttTTGAAGAAGGTCTGGTCTTATAAAGAACTAATGCTCGTAGCTTGATCATCagtagttttcagtttttcccTTGGATGCAATATGTTCATGTGGTAGAGTTAGAGTGTTTGACAGGCTTCCTCTGTGTGTCTAATTTCTTGTTCCTATTTTATTTTGTCATGAAAAAAGCAGGATAACCATATAAATAAGCATAATTCATATGTAAACCACCAGATCCTACCAGTAAAGGTCCATTAGTTAAACTTTGTCTACCCTAATTGTTCTACTCCCATTCTTCCATGATCATCATTATCATGATAACCATATAAACAAGCATAATTCATATGTACAATCACATCATTAGGTTGATTGTAGTAAAGTGACCTTTACTCTACAATTTTctttaaaacaaaaaacaccATAGACCCACATGGTCAGAGAAAGATTCACGCATATATAGCTTAAAAGGTGAAAATATTTATGTTTGTTGTTTCAACATGACCCGTTTTTTTCGGCAGAAAGCTATACGATAATTTAATAATCCGACTCTGATACTGATATTGGATTGAGAGTATATACTTTATACTTTATGTGGGAAGTTTCATGTTTTAAATCTAAACTTAATTTAATGGGATGAGTTTCTTCAAATAAGAGAGTGATGATACATACACATGCATTTTGCTTTAGAAATTTTAGTGTCCGTTTTTGTCCCGCACAATATATTGTGACTGTTTAAAATCTTTACAAAGTGATGTGTGTGAAAGATATCACAATAAGGTATATGTCCATCAATACTTTTCATAAACGAAAATTCtgataaaaaaagtaaaaataacgTATCTTTAATTGAATATTGATAAAATCAAAGGaggataaattattttttttgaacgttggaggataaattatttaaaacataagaaatatcatttattttgtaatattcttttccaacattgtaaaaataataaaatagttTACTAATTTCGCTTCAATAGCATGTTCACTATCCTCTATGAATTGGTTGTCTACTAACTCATTTAAATTGGTG from Lotus japonicus ecotype B-129 chromosome 2, LjGifu_v1.2 includes:
- the LOC130738118 gene encoding ATP-dependent RNA helicase DEAH13-like, yielding MTEQELSSSQSLILCPQSFGAHIEFDSHSFGDDDSNALLLPAKGGMKKRKGVKQEHGPVKSNKKQKLSKPQKRKVNKLEDDEQKKLLLEKALKTLNENSLPEYAYPLLQSSCNINRDETVKEKRRRAVHLLKEGLEGLCGDELSKKQDFSDRAEPETEEVHSPQTQELEENDTIPPIATEIEVLDRTSVPLEPSREPVHGNEVINCKSDAQPLPVISIDKKPGEIRSSSSTSCSNDEIKNTNLKDRIDVNPATNFNELSNLPDVSAQKLSTAATVVHVYRPHEVEDKRKDLPIVMMEQEIMEAITDHSHVIICGETGCGKTTQVPQFLYEAGYGSSKSHVHKGIIGVTQPRRVAVLATAKRVAYELGLRLGKEVGFQVRYDKKIGESCSIKFMTDGILLRELQNDILLSRYSVIILDEAHERSLNTDILIGMLSRIIKTRQKFYDEQQKVILSGGTICPEKMVFPLKLVLMSATLRVQDFTSGRLFHTPPPVIEVPTRQFPVTVYFAKKTEKTDYIGAAYKKVLAIHKRLPPGGILVFVTGQREVEDLCRKLRKASKEFVTKKLKGSVVNDSTVVPETSSVEGIDISEINEALEIRGSSSIQQTDRFSGHDEDEDGIDENESDDFSYYSEEESELEFNNDDDNLDHSKNKNNIVDVLGQEGSLASLKAAFENLYGQAPLSSSNGEQAISVNTGNELDQPKVVSEKMAKENCSPSPGPLFVLPLYAMLPAAAQLRVFEGVKEEERLVVVATNVAETSLTIPGIKYVVDTGREKVKKYDSSNGMETYEVQWISKASAAQRAGRSGRTGPGHCYRLYSSAAFNNEFPDYSPAEVEKVPVHGVVLLLKSMHIKKVANFPFPTSLKAASLLEAENCLKALEALDSKDDLTLLGKTMALYPLSPRHSRMMLTVIKNTRYGHEYNPSLILAYAVAAAAALSLPNPFAVQYEGNDCSKDSVTSEKPSMEDSEKDIDKKEKLRRKKQKEAAKVARRKFRVDTSDALTIAYALQCFEQSQKSVDFCDDNALHFKTMEEMSKLRQQLLKLVFYQSDKGGFQEYSWIHGTLEDVEHAWWVSSAKYPLSLVEEELICQAICAGWVDRVAKRITTSSRANNGENIPRGLRYQSCIVDESIFLHFRSSVSGPEFLVYNELLETKRPNKEGITTQRAYMHGVTSVKPTWLVEHAKSSCTFSAPLTDPKPFYDAQTDQVKCWVIPTFGRFCWELPMHSLPIRDDDHRVQVFAYALLDGQVCPCLKSVRNFMSASPESIMKREASGHKRVGNLLSKLKSRLIDSSAMLRMVWKEDPGELFSEILDWFQKSYHKDFKLLWLKMLTEVLQETQEQPLRESFKRKFKGKS